A genomic window from Streptomyces sp. NBC_01429 includes:
- a CDS encoding ABC transporter permease, whose amino-acid sequence MSVTAPPAGDERLLRTSPLRRLLGRPELGSVVGAVAVFLFFAVMADSFLQLSSFGTVLYAASTIGIMAVPVALLMIGGEFDLSAGVMVTSSALISSMFSYEMTANVWVGVGVSLLVTLAFGVFNGFLLTRTRLPSFIITLGTFLMLTGLNLGVTKLISESVSTKTIGDMEGFASARAVFASQLSLGSIDLKVTILWWAALVALATWILLRTRFGNWIFAVGGNDDAARAVGVPVVRTRIGLYMGVAFCAWISGQHLLFSFDVVQSGEGVGNELIYIIAAVIGGCLITGGYGSAIGSAVGAFIFGMTSKGIVYAEWDPDWFKFFLGAMLLLATLLNAWVRKRAEASR is encoded by the coding sequence GTGAGCGTGACCGCACCCCCCGCCGGCGACGAACGCCTGCTGCGCACCTCACCGCTGCGCCGGCTGCTCGGCCGGCCCGAGCTGGGCTCGGTCGTCGGCGCGGTGGCCGTCTTCCTCTTCTTCGCGGTCATGGCGGACTCGTTCCTCCAGCTCTCCAGCTTCGGGACGGTCCTGTACGCGGCCTCCACGATCGGCATCATGGCCGTCCCGGTGGCCCTGCTGATGATCGGCGGCGAGTTCGATCTCTCCGCCGGTGTGATGGTCACCAGCTCCGCCCTGATCTCCTCGATGTTCAGCTACGAGATGACGGCGAACGTCTGGGTGGGCGTCGGGGTGTCGCTGCTGGTCACGCTGGCCTTCGGCGTCTTCAACGGATTCCTGCTGACCCGCACCCGGCTGCCCAGCTTCATCATCACGCTCGGCACGTTCCTGATGCTCACCGGCCTCAATCTCGGCGTGACGAAGCTGATCAGCGAATCGGTGTCGACCAAGACCATCGGCGACATGGAGGGCTTCGCCTCCGCCCGCGCGGTCTTCGCCTCGCAGCTGTCCCTCGGCTCCATCGACCTGAAGGTCACCATCCTGTGGTGGGCCGCCCTCGTCGCGCTGGCCACCTGGATCCTGCTGCGGACCCGCTTCGGAAACTGGATCTTCGCGGTGGGCGGCAACGACGACGCCGCCCGCGCGGTCGGCGTCCCGGTGGTGCGGACCAGGATCGGGCTGTACATGGGCGTGGCCTTCTGCGCCTGGATCTCGGGCCAGCACCTGCTGTTCTCGTTCGACGTCGTCCAGTCCGGCGAGGGCGTCGGCAACGAGCTGATCTACATCATCGCGGCCGTCATCGGCGGCTGTCTGATCACCGGCGGCTACGGCTCCGCCATCGGCTCGGCGGTCGGCGCGTTCATCTTCGGCATGACCAGCAAGGGCATCGTGTACGCGGAGTGGGACCCGGACTGGTTCAAGTTCTTCCTCGGAGCGATGCTCCTTCTGGCCACCCTGCTCAACGCCTGGGTGCGCAAGCGCGCGGAGGCTTCCCGATGA